The following are encoded in a window of Nomia melanderi isolate GNS246 chromosome 6, iyNomMela1, whole genome shotgun sequence genomic DNA:
- the AP-1-2beta gene encoding adaptor protein complex 1/2, beta subunit isoform X1 yields the protein MTDSKYFTTTKKGEIFELKSELNNEKKEKKKEAVKKVIASMTVGKDVSALFPDVVNCMQTDNLELKKLVYLYLMNYAKSQPDMAIMAVNTFVKELATSPMIKDCEDPNPLIRALAVRTMGCIRVDKITEYLCEPLRKCLKDEDPYVRKTAAVCVAKLYDINAALVEDQGFLDQLKDLLSDSNPMVVANAVAALSEINEASPSGQPLVEMNAQTINKLLTALNECTEWGQVFILDSLANYSPKDEREAQSICERITPRLAHANAAVVLSAVKVLMKLMEMLQSESDFVGTLTKKLAPPLVTLLSSEPEVQYVALRNINLIVQKRPDILKHEMKVFFVKYNDPIYVKLEKLDIMIRLASQANIAQVLSELKEYATEVDVDFVRKAVRAIGRCAIKVEPSAERCVSTLLDLIQTKVNYVVQEAIVVIKDIFRKYPNKYESIISTLCENLDTLDEPEARASMIWIIGEYAERIDNADELLESFLEGFHDENTQVQLQLLTAIVKLFLKRPTDTQELVQQVLSLATQDSDNPDLRDRGFIYWRLLSTDPAAAKEVVLAEKPLISEETDLLEPTLLDELICHISSLASVYHKPPTAFVEGRAAGARKSLPARSNSSEDSGQHAAQLHAQVIPAQDSLIGDLLSMDIGGPSMVTSTPTPQAGLGLDLLGGGLDGILGATDTANSAPVVSQSTTGLLGDIFGFSQGPTSYILPKVNWLPAEKGKGLDIWGTFSRKNGQISMDMTFTNKAMQPMGGFAIQLNKNSFGLTPAAPLQVPSPLNPGASVETNIILSTAGAVQRMEPLNNLQVAIKNNIDIFYFACIVPMNIYFTEDGQLDKRVFLNTWKDIPAQNEVQNTLKGIMLTADQVVQKMQQNNVFTIAKRNVEGQDMLYQSLKLTNNVWVLNELKIQPGNTDVTLSLKSRSVEVAGGIFEAYNAILHS from the exons GTCATCGCTTCCATGACTGTGGGTAAAGATGTATCAGCGCTCTTCCCTGATGTAGTCAACTGTATGCAAACAGACAACTTGGAACTGAAAAAGCTAGTGTATTTGTACCTGATGAATTACGCCAAAAGTCAACCAGACATGGCCATCATGGCTGTCAACACATTTGTTAAG GAGCTAGCGACATCTCCGATGATAAAG GATTGCGAGGACCCAAATCCGCTGATTCGCGCATTAGCAGTTCGTACAATGGGATGTATACGCGTGGACAAGATTACGGAGTACCTCTGTGAGCCACTGCGAAAATGCCTGAAGGATGAGGACCCATATGTTCGTAAGACTGCAGCTGTATGCGTGGCCAAGCTTTATGATATTAATGCAGCTTTAGTCGAGGATCAGGGATTTTTGGATCAATTGAAAGATCTTTTGTCAGACAGTAATCCCATG gTTGTTGCAAATGCTGTAGCTGCTCTCTCCGAAATCAATGAAGCAAGTCCAAGCGGGCAACCTCTAGTCGAGATGAATGCTCAGactattaacaaattattaacagcTCTCAATGAATGTACAGAATGGGGTCAGGTTTTCATTTTGGACTCACTGGCAAATTACTCGCCCAAAGACGAACGTGAAGCACAAAGTATCTGTGAACGAATTACTCCACGCTTAGCTCATGCTAATGCTGCAGTTGTTCTATCTGCTGTTAAG gtattaatgaaattaatggaaaTGTTACAATCAGAGTCTGATTTTGTTGGCACTTTAACGAAGAAATTAGCACCGCCACTTGTAACATTACTCAGTTCTGAACCGGAAGTTCAATACGTAgcattaagaaatataaatcttATTGTACAAAAACGCCCAGACATTTTAAAACATGAGATGAAAGTTTTCTTTGTCAAGTACAATGATCCAATTTATGTGAAACTTGAGAAATTGGACATTATGATTCGTTTAGCATCTCAAGCAAATATAGCTCAAGTTTTATCTGAGTTAAAAGAATATGCTACTGAAGTTGACGTAGACTTTGTTCGAAAAGCTGTAAGAGCTATCGGCCGTTGTGCCATCAAGGTTGAACCTTCGGCTGAACGATGTGTTTCAACACTATTGGATTTAATACAAACGAAAGTAAATTACGTCGTCCAAGAAGCAATTGTtgttataaaagatattttccgaaaatatccaaataaatatgaaagtatCATTTCAACTCTTTGTGAAAATTTGGATACATTGGATGAACCAGAAGCGCGTGCTTCTATGATATGGATCATTGGAGAATATGCAGAACGTATTGATAATGCAGATGAACTTCTTGAAAGCTTCTTAGAGGGATTCCATGACGAAAACACACAAGTACAATTACAGTTGCTTACAGCAATCGTTAAACTGTTTCTTAAACGACCTACGGATACCCAAGAATTGGTTCAACAAGTTCTCAGCTTAGCTACACAGGATTCTGATAATCCTGATTTAAGAGATCGCGGATTTATCTATTGGCGTTTACTTAGTACTGATCCAGCAGCTGCCAAAGAAGTTGTGCTTGCTGAAAAACCACTAATTTCAGAAGAAACAGATCTTTTAGAACCAACATTATTGGACGAGTTGATATGTCATATTTCAAGTTTGGCATCGGTATATCATAAACCACCTACTGCTTTTGTCGAAGGTAGAGCAGCTGGTGCTAGAAAGTCATTACCAGCTAGAAGTAATTCAAGCGAAGATTCAGGACAACACGCGGCGCAACTTCACGCTCAAGTTATTCCTGCTCAGGATTCTCTAATAGGTGATCTGCTTAGTATGGATATTG GCGGACCATCCATGGTTACCTCAACTCCGACTCCTCAAGCAGGATTAGGTTTGGACTTATTAGGAGGTGGTCTGGATGGAATTTTAGGTGCTACTGACACAGCAAATAGTGCACCAGTAGTGTCTCAAAGTACTACCGGACTTCTTGGTGACATATTTGGCTTCAGCCAAGGACCTACCTCTTATATATTACCTAAAGTTAATTGGTTACCTGCAGAAAAAGGCAAAGGTCTTGATATATGGGGAACGTTCTCTAGGAA GAATGGACAGATTAGCATGGACATGACATTTACAAATAAAGCAATGCAACCAATGGGAGGTTTTGCAAtacaattgaataaaaatagttttggTTTAACTCCTGCTGCGCCGTTGCAAGTACCAAGTCCTTTAAATCCTGGAGCTAGTGTAGAAACCAATATAATCTTATCTACAGCTGGCGCCGTGCAACGCATGGAACCTTTGAATAATCTTCAAGTtgcgataaaaaataatatcgatatattttatttcgctTGTATTGTACccatgaatatatatttcacagAGGATGGGCAATTAGATAAAAGAGTGTTTCTTAATACATGGAAGGATATACCTGCTCAAAATGAg gtACAGAATACATTGAAAGGAATAATGCTGACTGCAGATCAAGTTGTCCAAAAAATGCAACAGAACAATGTATTTACAATTGCCAAGAGGAATGTAGAAGGTCAAGATATGTTATATCAATCGcttaaattaacaaataatgtttgGGTATTAAATGAACTGAAAATTCAGCCAGGGAATACTGATGTTACA TTGTCTTTGAAATCACGTTCAGTGGAAGTAGCAGGAGGCATATTTGAAGCATATAATGCAATTTTACACTCATAA
- the AP-1-2beta gene encoding adaptor protein complex 1/2, beta subunit isoform X2 has product MTDSKYFTTTKKGEIFELKSELNNEKKEKKKEAVKKVIASMTVGKDVSALFPDVVNCMQTDNLELKKLVYLYLMNYAKSQPDMAIMAVNTFVKDCEDPNPLIRALAVRTMGCIRVDKITEYLCEPLRKCLKDEDPYVRKTAAVCVAKLYDINAALVEDQGFLDQLKDLLSDSNPMVVANAVAALSEINEASPSGQPLVEMNAQTINKLLTALNECTEWGQVFILDSLANYSPKDEREAQSICERITPRLAHANAAVVLSAVKVLMKLMEMLQSESDFVGTLTKKLAPPLVTLLSSEPEVQYVALRNINLIVQKRPDILKHEMKVFFVKYNDPIYVKLEKLDIMIRLASQANIAQVLSELKEYATEVDVDFVRKAVRAIGRCAIKVEPSAERCVSTLLDLIQTKVNYVVQEAIVVIKDIFRKYPNKYESIISTLCENLDTLDEPEARASMIWIIGEYAERIDNADELLESFLEGFHDENTQVQLQLLTAIVKLFLKRPTDTQELVQQVLSLATQDSDNPDLRDRGFIYWRLLSTDPAAAKEVVLAEKPLISEETDLLEPTLLDELICHISSLASVYHKPPTAFVEGRAAGARKSLPARSNSSEDSGQHAAQLHAQVIPAQDSLIGDLLSMDIGGPSMVTSTPTPQAGLGLDLLGGGLDGILGATDTANSAPVVSQSTTGLLGDIFGFSQGPTSYILPKVNWLPAEKGKGLDIWGTFSRKNGQISMDMTFTNKAMQPMGGFAIQLNKNSFGLTPAAPLQVPSPLNPGASVETNIILSTAGAVQRMEPLNNLQVAIKNNIDIFYFACIVPMNIYFTEDGQLDKRVFLNTWKDIPAQNEVQNTLKGIMLTADQVVQKMQQNNVFTIAKRNVEGQDMLYQSLKLTNNVWVLNELKIQPGNTDVTLSLKSRSVEVAGGIFEAYNAILHS; this is encoded by the exons GTCATCGCTTCCATGACTGTGGGTAAAGATGTATCAGCGCTCTTCCCTGATGTAGTCAACTGTATGCAAACAGACAACTTGGAACTGAAAAAGCTAGTGTATTTGTACCTGATGAATTACGCCAAAAGTCAACCAGACATGGCCATCATGGCTGTCAACACATTTGTTAAG GATTGCGAGGACCCAAATCCGCTGATTCGCGCATTAGCAGTTCGTACAATGGGATGTATACGCGTGGACAAGATTACGGAGTACCTCTGTGAGCCACTGCGAAAATGCCTGAAGGATGAGGACCCATATGTTCGTAAGACTGCAGCTGTATGCGTGGCCAAGCTTTATGATATTAATGCAGCTTTAGTCGAGGATCAGGGATTTTTGGATCAATTGAAAGATCTTTTGTCAGACAGTAATCCCATG gTTGTTGCAAATGCTGTAGCTGCTCTCTCCGAAATCAATGAAGCAAGTCCAAGCGGGCAACCTCTAGTCGAGATGAATGCTCAGactattaacaaattattaacagcTCTCAATGAATGTACAGAATGGGGTCAGGTTTTCATTTTGGACTCACTGGCAAATTACTCGCCCAAAGACGAACGTGAAGCACAAAGTATCTGTGAACGAATTACTCCACGCTTAGCTCATGCTAATGCTGCAGTTGTTCTATCTGCTGTTAAG gtattaatgaaattaatggaaaTGTTACAATCAGAGTCTGATTTTGTTGGCACTTTAACGAAGAAATTAGCACCGCCACTTGTAACATTACTCAGTTCTGAACCGGAAGTTCAATACGTAgcattaagaaatataaatcttATTGTACAAAAACGCCCAGACATTTTAAAACATGAGATGAAAGTTTTCTTTGTCAAGTACAATGATCCAATTTATGTGAAACTTGAGAAATTGGACATTATGATTCGTTTAGCATCTCAAGCAAATATAGCTCAAGTTTTATCTGAGTTAAAAGAATATGCTACTGAAGTTGACGTAGACTTTGTTCGAAAAGCTGTAAGAGCTATCGGCCGTTGTGCCATCAAGGTTGAACCTTCGGCTGAACGATGTGTTTCAACACTATTGGATTTAATACAAACGAAAGTAAATTACGTCGTCCAAGAAGCAATTGTtgttataaaagatattttccgaaaatatccaaataaatatgaaagtatCATTTCAACTCTTTGTGAAAATTTGGATACATTGGATGAACCAGAAGCGCGTGCTTCTATGATATGGATCATTGGAGAATATGCAGAACGTATTGATAATGCAGATGAACTTCTTGAAAGCTTCTTAGAGGGATTCCATGACGAAAACACACAAGTACAATTACAGTTGCTTACAGCAATCGTTAAACTGTTTCTTAAACGACCTACGGATACCCAAGAATTGGTTCAACAAGTTCTCAGCTTAGCTACACAGGATTCTGATAATCCTGATTTAAGAGATCGCGGATTTATCTATTGGCGTTTACTTAGTACTGATCCAGCAGCTGCCAAAGAAGTTGTGCTTGCTGAAAAACCACTAATTTCAGAAGAAACAGATCTTTTAGAACCAACATTATTGGACGAGTTGATATGTCATATTTCAAGTTTGGCATCGGTATATCATAAACCACCTACTGCTTTTGTCGAAGGTAGAGCAGCTGGTGCTAGAAAGTCATTACCAGCTAGAAGTAATTCAAGCGAAGATTCAGGACAACACGCGGCGCAACTTCACGCTCAAGTTATTCCTGCTCAGGATTCTCTAATAGGTGATCTGCTTAGTATGGATATTG GCGGACCATCCATGGTTACCTCAACTCCGACTCCTCAAGCAGGATTAGGTTTGGACTTATTAGGAGGTGGTCTGGATGGAATTTTAGGTGCTACTGACACAGCAAATAGTGCACCAGTAGTGTCTCAAAGTACTACCGGACTTCTTGGTGACATATTTGGCTTCAGCCAAGGACCTACCTCTTATATATTACCTAAAGTTAATTGGTTACCTGCAGAAAAAGGCAAAGGTCTTGATATATGGGGAACGTTCTCTAGGAA GAATGGACAGATTAGCATGGACATGACATTTACAAATAAAGCAATGCAACCAATGGGAGGTTTTGCAAtacaattgaataaaaatagttttggTTTAACTCCTGCTGCGCCGTTGCAAGTACCAAGTCCTTTAAATCCTGGAGCTAGTGTAGAAACCAATATAATCTTATCTACAGCTGGCGCCGTGCAACGCATGGAACCTTTGAATAATCTTCAAGTtgcgataaaaaataatatcgatatattttatttcgctTGTATTGTACccatgaatatatatttcacagAGGATGGGCAATTAGATAAAAGAGTGTTTCTTAATACATGGAAGGATATACCTGCTCAAAATGAg gtACAGAATACATTGAAAGGAATAATGCTGACTGCAGATCAAGTTGTCCAAAAAATGCAACAGAACAATGTATTTACAATTGCCAAGAGGAATGTAGAAGGTCAAGATATGTTATATCAATCGcttaaattaacaaataatgtttgGGTATTAAATGAACTGAAAATTCAGCCAGGGAATACTGATGTTACA TTGTCTTTGAAATCACGTTCAGTGGAAGTAGCAGGAGGCATATTTGAAGCATATAATGCAATTTTACACTCATAA
- the RpS27 gene encoding ribosomal protein S27, producing the protein MPLAKDFLHPSPAEEKKKHKLKRLVQKPNSYFMDVKCPGCYAIKTIFSHAQISVECDGCRTILCRSTGGKARLTEGCSFRRKVQC; encoded by the coding sequence ATGCCGCTTGCTAAAGATTTCCTTCATCCAAGTCCAGctgaagaaaagaagaaacataaATTGAAGAGGCTTGTGCAAAAACCAAACAGTTATTTTATGGATGTTAAATGTCCTGGATGTTACGCCATCAAAACCATTTTTTCACATGCACAAATATCAGTAGAATGTGATGGCTGTCGTACGATACTCTGCAGATCTACAGGTGGCAAAGCACGATTAACTGAAGGTTGTTCCTTCAGAAGGAAGGTCCAGTGCTAA
- the Ubr1 gene encoding ubr1 ubiquitin ligase: MGNGQQNYSQTCVSTWMEKMSKGILSGIHFKEHWRIWVPKIYSPIRNSNCLDWYIDEENAQKMLFYTLEEFICNGDPQLILKQLSQMDSNICGKVFKMGEPTYSCRECCMDFTCVLCVDCFKQSAHRNHKYKMGTSGGGGCCDCGDVEAWKRDPFCNIHLAGTQAKESGGNKLPGDVAERAVITFEAVLRYCYEMLSLEHTSVPHDLGIKENEDDSLSLLSTSDSYCTVLFNNETHTFDQVINTLTRVMKCLQREAVEFVTNIDREGRAVVKCSRFKICEDLKHGIERFTVRHSSRALKVLVVHAHVIAHQTFAMKLLNWLQQFISLCEDFRVLFSNVALNTKLPDISVVEGMLMRDSQLWKSARTAWHRLFMSGMLMEYESKKALAIVFTNNYGTVMKDFIRDDHDHSFSIVSLSVQLFTVPTLAHYLIAHHDVLFILLNTFISESSRRCNAAGKLEFERDPPHSSFRRAQQILHDLRYLLSTKPDVWTDDLRKGFLQGLSLLLTLFCSMQCMDAVLRQVGQHVEYEPEWESAFNLHVRLSPVMTLALQWCGSDRVVLIKAFRLVLKKLYEQTGSEFGPTQVRELADHSATCLQYDVSSEPVSIHLPLSRFLAGLFLYLEKHNLHFQCEEFINQTKPTPEQIIEPVLAAQVMISQAHAGMWRRNGYSLVNQLYFYHNVKCRSEMLDTDIILLQAGASLIESNEFLIHVLNKYNLLHWANSDFETNALKNPGEDSIRQTINLVEEFLELLITIIGERYVPGVGQVTADDRLKKDIIQQLCIKPLSHSELSKALPDDPNIEMGMEKIILEVADFKKPSQASGGKAVYQLKPEFYSEYNVFFYHYTKEELSKSEEVQRKRRKALGELECCPPPKLPRLSEVFSLVTNLLQCDVMLHIMKTVLERALNFMARSFSEPQVHKVLHLIGYALQEQESGYYPFLIFTARAAKWNIFKLLEDLYNSPRIEAHKDLLTWVLRKYREVTGNTIEDNNVPAVVQTEPMNDSEGNKNDKQWRTQMAAQKRAKIMAQMAAMQKHFMKKNAELFEEAGLDANKSNDRGSAIDLNECFQKTPVAIGIGQTARMCEEKTYTCILCQENQTVTAAGPAMVLAACVQQSTVLCQYRGDSPNEPDPLYLSAKLGASPHTSTCGHVMHVNCWQNYFNNVLIKENRRPFRLRQPASFDVEKNEYLCPLCECLSNTILPLLPPLGILQPTPQNQPQLDFSTWLEGLRLTESELRYSNRRFYTNAESQDAQAMEENNPWKQEPHGCPPIVFPQTHTNPVEALESMYGHPGPTISDDLVSMIQHFAQATYTIGCETESRENDLTVPLSVWKSTAYTIHAIEFLLRDMDKPLLGALSSRQRDSLEGLARISAILGSTCTANLGTNLTWANKDNIGNHALSYITMLLKNPPDSASILDCDSFGLLVSLINSLPNLFNTKEDTPPLVVTGGICDFYALQLVFLSLIVRILLTSDFNEGMDTEGQETTENTSAESILTLVQALSVNIDTQTVSEIWRRIKEACMPFLRCCALYFHYVTDVPAPEELTKVEGATYENICAYLGLPTTCDELVKPNLDVILRLISVWKNHPIVQMHLAGASAVIVFKEPLKVNKLVELPEDYSELINMTSSFTCSNNEQEHLKNPTMCLVCGEMLCSQSYCCQHQLNKMTVGACTYHASTCSAGVGIFLHIRKCEIIFLRSPNRGSFACPPYLDEYGETDQGLRRGNPLRLCHEKYRQLNQMWLGHGIYESMSRAIESSNTLMLIRWHRL; encoded by the coding sequence ATGGGTAACGGGCAACAAAATTATAGTCAAACATGTGTTAGTACATGGATGGAAAAAATGAGTAAAGGAATACTATCAggtattcattttaaagaacATTGGAGAATTTGGGTTCCAAAAATATATAGCCCAATACGAAACAGCAATTGTTTAGACTGGTACATCGATGAAGAAAATGCAcaaaaaatgttgttttatacactAGAAGAATTCATCTGTAATGGAGATCCACAACTTATTTTAAAAcaactaagtcaaatggatagtAATATTTGTGGCAAAGTATTTAAGATGGGAGAGCCTACATACAGTTGCAGAGAATGTTGTATGGACTTCACTTGTGTTTTGTGTGTGGATTGTTTTAAACAATCAGCTCATCGcaatcataaatataaaatgggCACATCTGGTGGTGGAGGATGTTGTGATTGTGGAGATGTTGAAGCTTGGAAAAGAGATCCATTTTGTAACATACATTTAGCCGGAACTCAGGCTAAAGAATCTGGTGGAAACAAGCTACCTGGTGATGTTGCAGAAAGAGCAGTGATAACTTTTGAAGCAGTTCTGAGGTATTGCTATGAAATGTTATCTTTAGAACACACGAGCGTACCTCATGATTTGGGAATcaaagaaaatgaagatgatTCTTTGTCACTTTTGTCTACTTCAGACTCTTATTGTACAGTCCTATTTAATAATGAGACACATACATTTGATCAGGTAATTAATACACTTACACGTGTTATGAAATGCTTGCAAAGAGAAGCAGTAGAATTTGTAACAAATATCGATAGAGAAGGTAGAGCTGTTGTGAAGTGTTCTAGGTTTAAAATTTGTGAGGATTTGAAACACGGCATTGAAAGATTTACTGTAAGACATAGCAGCCGGGCACTAAAAGTTCTTGTGGTTCATGCTCATGTAATTGCTCATCAAACATTTGCTATGAAACTCTTAAATTGGCTACAACAATTTATAAGTCTCTGCGAAGATTTCAGAGTGCTCTTCAGTAATGTTGCACTAAATACAAAATTACCTGATATTTCCGTTGTAGAAGGTATGCTCATGAGAGATTCACAGCTGTGGAAATCTGCTAGAACAGCATGGCATAGATTATTTATGTCTGGTATGCTTATGGAATATGAAAGCAAGAAAGCTCTAGCAATTGTTTTCACTAATAATTATGGAACAGTTATGAAGGATTTCATAAGGGATGATCATGATcattcgttttctattgtttcactTTCTGTGCAATTGTTTACTGTTCCAACACTGGCACATTACCTCATTGCACATCATGATGTATTATTTATCTTGTTGAATACATTTATTTCTGAAAGTTCACGAAGATGCAATGCTGCAGGAAAGTTAGAATTTGAAAGAGATCCTCCACATTCTTCTTTTAGAAGAGCACAACAAATACTTCATGATTTACGGTACTTGCTAAGTACCAAACCTGATGTTTGGACAGATGATCTAAGAAAAGGATTTTTACAAGGTCTTTCACTTTTATTGACTTTGTTTTGCAGTATGCAATGTATGGACGCTGTGCTGAGACAAGTTGGCCAGCATGTGGAATATGAACCTGAATGGGAATCTGCTTTTAATTTACATGTTAGACTATCTCCTGTTATGACACTTGCTCTACAATGGTGCGGATCGGATCGAGTTGTTTTAATAAAAGCTTTTAgattagttttaaaaaaattatatgaacagACGGGGTCTGAATTTGGTCCAACACAAGTAAGAGAATTGGCAGATCATAGTGCAACATGTCTTCAATATGACGTATCATCTGAACCAGTGTCTATACACCTTCCACTCTCCAGATTTTTAGCTGGTCTTTTTTTGTATCTTGAAAAacataatttacattttcaatgtgaagaatttattaatcaaACAAAACCAACACCAGAGCAAATCATAGAACCTGTGCTAGCTGCTCAAGTAATGATTTCACAGGCGCATGCCGGTATGTGGAGGAGAAATGGATATTCTTTGGTGAatcaattgtatttttaccataATGTAAAATGTCGTTCAGAAATGTTAGACACAGATATTATTTTACTTCAAGCTGGGGCATCTCTGAtagaaagtaatgaatttttgattcacgttttaaataaatacaatcttTTACATTGGGCAAATTCAGATTTTGAAACTAATGCTTTGAAAAATCCTGGAGAAGATAGTATTAGACAAACTATTAATTTAGTTGAAGAGTTTCTAGAACTTTTGATAACAATAATTGGAGAAAGATACGTACCCGGAGTTGGGCAAGTTACTGCTGATGATCGTTTGAAGAAAGATATAATTCAACAACTCTGCATTAAACCTCTTTCTCATTCAGAACTTAGTAAAGCGTTACCAGATGATCCAAACATAGAAAtgggaatggaaaaaataatccTCGAAGTTGCAGATTTTAAGAAACCTTCTCAAGCATCAGGTGGAAAAGCAGTGTATCAATTGAAACCAGAATTCTATTCAGAGTATAATGTTTTCTTCTATCATTACACTAAAGAGGAATTAAGTAAATCTGAAGAAGTACAGCGAAAACGACGGAAAGCCTTGGGAGAATTAGAATGTTGTCCACCTCCTAAACTTCCTAGACTGTCAGAAGTGTTTAGTTTAGTAACAAATTTACTGCAGTGCGATGTTATGTTACATATTATGAAAACTGTATTGGAAAGAGCACTTAATTTTATGGCTCGCAGTTTCTCAGAGCCACAAGTACATAAAGTTTTACACCTTATTGGATATGCTCTTCAAGAACAAGAATCTGGGTATTATCCTTTTCTTATATTTACCGCAAGGGCTGCAAAAtggaacatttttaaattattggaaGATTTATATAACAGTCCACGCATAGAGGCGCATAAAGACTTACTAACGTGGGTTTTACGAAAATATAGAGAAGTTACTGGTAATACTATAGAGGATAATAATGTACCAGCCGTAGTTCAGACAGAACCCATGAATGACAGTGAaggtaataaaaatgataaacaatGGAGAACACAAATGGCAGCCCAGAAACGTGCAAAAATAATGGCACAAATGGCTGCTATGCAGaaacattttatgaaaaagAATGCTGAGCTGTTTGAAGAAGCTGGTTTAGATGCTAATAAGTCCAATGATCGGGGTTCTGCTATAGACTTGAATGAATGTTTCCAAAAAACACCTGTTGCCATTGGTATTGGACAAACGGCGAGAATGTGTGAAGAGAAAACTTATACTTGCATCTTATGTCAGGAAAATCAAACTGTAACAGCAGCTGGTCCAGCAATGGTATTAGCTGCGTGTGTTCAACAGTCTACAGTATTATGTCAATATAGAGGGGATTCACCTAATGAACCAGACCCATTGTATCTTTCTGCAAAGTTAGGCGCATCACCGCATACTAGTACATGTGGTCACGTGATGCATGTAAATTGTTGGcaaaattactttaataacGTCCTTATTAAAGAGAATAGGAGACCGTTCCGCTTACGGCAACCTGCAAGTTTTGACGTGGAAAAAAATGAGTATCTTTGTCCACTTTGCGAGTGTCTTAGTAATACTATCTTACCTCTCTTACCACCTTTAGGGATATTACAACCGACACCTCAAAATCAGCCCCAACTTGATTTTAGTACATGGTTAGAAGGTTTAAGGCTAACAGAATCTGAATTAAGATATTCTAATCGTCGATTCTATACAAATGCTGAATCCCAAGATGCTCAAGCTATGGAAGAAAATAATCCCTGGAAGCAAGAACCACATGGCTGCCCTCCAATTGTTTTTCCTCAAACACATACAAATCCAGTAGAAGCTTTAGAATCAATGTATGGCCATCCTGGCCCAACAATCTCTGATGATTTGGTATCAATGATACAACATTTTGCACAAGCAACATATACAATAGGTTGTGAAACAGAATCACGTGAAAATGACCTTACAGTTCCATTGTCAGTATGGAAATCAACAGCATACACTATTCATGCCATAGAATTTCTTCTACGCGATATGGATAAACCATTATTAGGTGCTTTATCATCTAGACAGAGGGATAGTTTAGAAGGTCTTGCTAGAATTTCAGCTATTTTGGGATCTACATGTACGGCTAATCTCGGTACAAATTTGACATGGGCAAATAAAGATAATATTGGAAATCATGCCCTTTCCTACATAACAATGTTATTAAAGAATCCACCTGATTCAGCAAGTATCTTAGATTGCGATTCATTTGGATTActtgtttctttaattaattctctCCCAAATCTCTTCAATACAAAGGAAGATACACCACCACTTGTCGTTACAGGTGGAATATGTGACTTTTACGCTTTACAACTTGTGTTTCTGTCTCTTATCGTGAGAATATTATTAACGTCAGATTTTAATGAAGGAATGGATACGGAAGGGCAAGAAACGACTGAAAATACATCTGCAGAATCCATCCTCACATTGGTTCAAGCTTTAAGCGTTAATATTGACACGCAAACAGTTTCTGAAATTTGGAGGCGGATTAAGGAAGCTTGTATGCCTTTCCTTAGATGTTGTGCTCTATACTTTCATTATGTAACCGATGTTCCAGCTCCAGAAGAATTAACTAAAGTAGAAGGAGctacatatgaaaatatttgtgcATATTTGGGTTTACCCACAACATGTGATGAATTAGTGAAGCCAAATTTAGATGTAATTCTGAGATTGATAAGTGTTTGGAAAAATCATCCCATTGTTCAGATGCATTTGGCTGGTGCTAGTGCAGTCATAGTATTTAAAGAACCTTTGAAAGTTAATAAATTGGTCGAGCTTCCAGAAGATTATAGTGAACTGATAAATATGACATCATCATTCACATGTTCCAATAATGAACAAGAGCACTTGAAAAATCCAACAATGTGCCTGGTCTGTGGAGAAATGTTATGTTCTCAAAGTTACTGTTGTCAGCATCAACTGAACAAAATGACGGTTGGAGCGTGTACATATCACGCTAGCACATGTAGTGCAGGAGTTGGAATATTTTTGCATATACGAAAATGTGAAATCATCTTCTTGAGAAGTCCAAATCGAGGATCGTTTGCTTGTCCACCTTATCTTGACGAATACGGGGAAACGGATCAAGGTTTACGAAGAGGAAATCCACTTCGACTGTGTCATGAAAAATACAGGCAGTTGAATCAAATGTGGTTGGGACATGgaatatatgaatctatgtcAAGGGCTATTGAATCTTCAAATACTCTTATGTTGATACGATGGCACCGTCTATAA